The following is a genomic window from Strix uralensis isolate ZFMK-TIS-50842 chromosome 3, bStrUra1, whole genome shotgun sequence.
GGACCTTTAAGAGGATACATTGCCAAcctggcaagcaaactcaaggtccatgtgTCTTTAGCTGAACTACCTTCGTTATAATACTAAAGATCACACCTAcaggtcaagaagacccttgcccaggtgaagGCCCGTCCCCTGAGCACGCACAGTGGTAGAAGTATTGTGgcagcagtattataattgtatgtaaattactaaccaatcattgtaggaggatggacttggaaaatcactaactctgcaagttttggGTATAAATATCGTACAGTAAGTCCCgctggtgtgcttgatttgtgggaaaccaccgAGCACCTTGGCGTgcgcaaccctaaaataaataagcaaggtctctcctgagtgtgtgatTATTTCTCGCACACTGGGCGAGAAATCTGCTTTTTGGCCAACACTGGGACAGCTGAGGCGTCCCATGGAATGTCCTTACCTGTAGCTGATGGAATGTCTTTACCTATTTCTAGTACCAATCCCTGAAGCCTCGCTGCCATCACGTCACTGCCGTTAAATTTACCTTCCAGGAATACCCATGTCCTCGATCGCAGTCGATCTCCCGCTGGCAGACGGCCCTCACGCTCAAGCAGTGGTGCCTCCACAAGCGCTCGTTGCTCTCGATGACGCGGTGCCAGCCCTTGCACGTCACGGCCGCCTGACACAAGCTCTCAACGTCCAGGTCGCTGAAAATCCGAGAGCTCACCTCCGGCGGGAGGACAGCCACGAAAtcggccgggccccccccgcctcctcctcctcctcctcctcgcccccccgCCATCCCCGGGGAGGGGCAGACGCTCCCCGTCACCGCGGTCGTTGCGTCtccgggcggccgcgggcggcggcagcagcacccGGGGCCGCCATGTCCCTGCCTTCGGGCCGCTACGTCACGTCACatcgcggggggggggtgtgcgggTGTGTCTGGGGTGTGTGTCGGTGTTTTTTTAAGGCGATTCTTTCCGCTTTTCGGGCCCGTCAGagacggggcggccccgccgcgctgtGGCGGGGGCGTGCGACGTACTACGTCATCAGGCGGCGTCCGCGCGCCAGCGGCCCTCTGGCGAGCCCTGTTCCTGTCCCCGTTCCcggtggcggcggtggcggcggccgtACCCTGTGAGGTGAGGTGGGGTGAGGCCGGTGCCGCCCGTAAGAAGCAGCGCTGCGGGTGCCGAGCTACCGGCacctccccgccgcccgctctGAGGGGCCTGGCCGCGGTCTGCCCGCACTCCCCCCGCCAGGCCTCCCGTGAGGGGAAGGGCGCGCGCGCGGCTCCCAGCGCTGTTGcaggccgctccccgccgccgggacCTGCGGGCACCCCCCGCTCCGAGGGCAGGGTGGGTTCGTGTGTTGATCCGCTGTGCTTAGAGGGGTACACGCTGAAGCCCCGGGGCCGGGCTTCTTGCACCCCCGGTGCCATCGCCGGGGGGAAAAAGGACCGGGGGAGCCCGTGCAGAACCGAACGTGGAGGGGCCTGTTCGGAAAAGGGGTGCGGAGCGCGGGTGTGTGTGGGCAGAGCTTGGCCTCTTGTTTCGCCTCACGAGGCGGTGAATGGTTCAGCTGGTCAGCCTGTGCCTTCCCTCTAATGCAGAAAGCTGTGGAAGGGGCGACAGTGACTCCCGAGTGGTGCTGGGCAGTGAATACAGCAGAAATTCgactttttttccctaattcttTGTGGTGGTGAacagacagggaagggatcttaccccttctggagaagaggaggctgaggggagacctcatcgccctctacaactacctgaaaggaggttgcagagagctggggatgagtctcctgaaccaaggaacaagtgataggacaagaggtaatggcctcaagctgcaccagggaaggtttagactggatattaggaagtatttctttctagaaggggttgttgggcattggaatgggctgcccagggcagggggggagtccccatccctggaggtgtttaagagtcgggttgacccagccTGAGGGATATAGTGGAGTTGGGAAACTGTAGGTGTGAGGTTAATGACTGgatcatcttcaaggtcctttccaccCTAGATGATTcggtgattctgtgtgattctgtgactagTGGA
Proteins encoded in this region:
- the FBXO48 gene encoding F-box only protein 48, whose amino-acid sequence is MAGGRGGGGGGGGGGPADFVAVLPPEVSSRIFSDLDVESLCQAAVTCKGWHRVIESNERLWRHHCLSVRAVCQREIDCDRGHGYSWKITLLRNYWKSKVKQEWLSGKYSNIPSQNSLPEKSMYPMDVDTWGEILEAELER